The following proteins come from a genomic window of Elgaria multicarinata webbii isolate HBS135686 ecotype San Diego chromosome 10, rElgMul1.1.pri, whole genome shotgun sequence:
- the LOC134404860 gene encoding C-type lectin domain family 4 member F-like isoform X1: protein MEDNGISPKGSGHRTSHKRTIFFLVFLVLLVLLLTILLIAVVILNHQKERKLLELEGMAKKIRTSLRHNVSYASGEASESSVLSAFELLEDLDETLSETQARLKNVSASQEAAEERYSSVLSAFELLEDLNETLSKTQARLKNVSASQEAAEERYRNVQRVISARWKFYEGSFYFFSQVAKSWHAAEQFCTSYGAHLTSVNSRQEMEYIFKAAGGQSFWIGLSDQWQENTWTWADGTKYNKAVSFWRPGQPDNWNQAPEQQEDCVHFEHTELQQSWNDNSCLREYKWICKAVFS, encoded by the exons gaatttctccTAAGGGATCAGGTCATCGCACATCCCACAAGAGAACCATCTTCTTCCTGGTCTTCCTGGTTCTCCTGGTTCTCCTGCTGACCATCTTGCTTATTGCAGTGGTCATTCTGA ATcaccagaaagagagaaaactcCTGGAACTTGAAGGAATGGCAAAGAAGATTAGAACCTCCTTACGGCACAATGTCTCTTATGCATCAGGGGAAGCTTCTGAGA GCTCAGTGCTTTCAGCTTTCGAGCTTTTGGAAGACCTTGATGAGACTTTGTCCGAGACCCAGGCCCGTTTGAAGAATGTCAGCGCGTCACAAGAAGCGGCCGAAGAGCGTTACA GCTCAGTGCTTTCAGCTTTCGAGCTTTTGGAAGACCTTAATGAGACTTTGTCCAAGACCCAGGCCCGTTTGAAGAATGTCAGCGCATCACAAGAAGCGGCCGAAGAGCGTTACA ggAACGTTCAGAGAGTGATCTCTGCCAGATGGAAGTTTTATGAGGGGAGCTTCTACTTCTTTTCCCAAGTGGCCAAGTCCTGGCATGCAGCTGAGCAATTCTGTACATCATACGGGGCCCACCTGACCTCTGTCAACTCCCGACAAGAGATG GAGTATATTTTCAAGGCGGCTGGAGGGCAGAGTTTTTGGATTGGGCTCTCAGACCAATGGCAAGAAAACACCTGGACCTGGGCAGATGGCACAAAATACAACAAGGCGGttag TTTCTGGAGACCAGGACAACCTGACAACTGGAATCAAGCACCGGAGCAGCAAGAAGATTGTGTCCATTTCGAACACACTGAGTTACAACAGTCATGGAATGATAACAGCTGCCTCCGTGAATATAAATGGATCTGCAAGGCAGTCTTCTCCTGA
- the LOC134404860 gene encoding C-type lectin domain family 4 member F-like isoform X2: MEDNGISPKGSGHRTSHKRTIFFLVFLVLLVLLLTILLIAVVILNHQKERKLLELEGMAKKIRTSLRHNVSYASGEASESSVLSAFELLEDLDETLSETQARLKNVSASQEAAEERYSSVLSAFELLEDLNETLSKTQARLKNVSASQEAAEERYRNVQRVISARWKFYEGSFYFFSQVAKSWHAAEQFCTSYGAHLTSVNSRQEMFLETRTT; encoded by the exons gaatttctccTAAGGGATCAGGTCATCGCACATCCCACAAGAGAACCATCTTCTTCCTGGTCTTCCTGGTTCTCCTGGTTCTCCTGCTGACCATCTTGCTTATTGCAGTGGTCATTCTGA ATcaccagaaagagagaaaactcCTGGAACTTGAAGGAATGGCAAAGAAGATTAGAACCTCCTTACGGCACAATGTCTCTTATGCATCAGGGGAAGCTTCTGAGA GCTCAGTGCTTTCAGCTTTCGAGCTTTTGGAAGACCTTGATGAGACTTTGTCCGAGACCCAGGCCCGTTTGAAGAATGTCAGCGCGTCACAAGAAGCGGCCGAAGAGCGTTACA GCTCAGTGCTTTCAGCTTTCGAGCTTTTGGAAGACCTTAATGAGACTTTGTCCAAGACCCAGGCCCGTTTGAAGAATGTCAGCGCATCACAAGAAGCGGCCGAAGAGCGTTACA ggAACGTTCAGAGAGTGATCTCTGCCAGATGGAAGTTTTATGAGGGGAGCTTCTACTTCTTTTCCCAAGTGGCCAAGTCCTGGCATGCAGCTGAGCAATTCTGTACATCATACGGGGCCCACCTGACCTCTGTCAACTCCCGACAAGAGATG TTTCTGGAGACCAGGACAACCTGA